The Prosthecomicrobium sp. N25 nucleotide sequence TCCCCGGCCGCCGCGGCGGCAAGCCCACGCGCGCGCTGGAGCCGACCGACCTGACGGTCGCTGCCAACGACTTCATCACCGTCCTCGGCCCCTCGGGCTGCGGCAAGTCCACGCTCCTGCGCATCGTCGCCGGCCTCGACCGGCCGACCGCCGGCCGCGTCCTCCTCGACGGGCGTCCGGTCACCGGGCCGGGCCCCGACCGGGGCATGGTGTTCCAGTCCTACACGCTCTTCCCCTGGCTGACGGTCGCCGAGAACATCGCCTTCGGGCTCGCCGAGAAGGGCATGCCGGCGGCCGAGCGTCGCGAGATCGTCGCCGCCTACATCGACAAGGTCGGCCTGCGCGGCTTCGAGCACCATTGGCCGAAGCAGCTCTCCGGCGGCATGCAGCAGCGCACCGCCATCGCCCGCGCGCTCGCCAACGATCCCGAGATCCTGCTCCTCGACGAGCCCTTCGGGGCCCTCGACAACCAGACCCGCGGCCTCATGCAGGAACTCCTGCTCGGCATCTGGGAGCGCGAGCGCAAGACCGTGCTGTTCGTCACCCACGACATCGAGGAGGCGATCTTCCTCGCCTCCCGCGTCGTCGTGATGACCGCGCGCCCCGGCCGCATCAAGGCCGACATCCCTGTCGATCTGCCCCATCCGCGCGACTATCGCCTGAAGACCACCCCCGACTTCTCCGCCCTCAAGGCCCGCCTCACCGAGGAGATCCGCGCCGAAGCCGTGCTCGCCGCCACGGAGCATTGAGTCGCGCGCGACGCCGCCGGCCTTCCCGCCGCCATGGCCCTCCCGCATCATCGCCTCGAGACCTGATTCGGGATGCCGATGTCCTTCTTCGCCCGCCGCCCCGTCCTGCCGGCCCATGTCGACCTGGACCTCGGGGACGGGCGCACCGCCCGTGTCGCGGTCCGGCAGGAGCCGCGCGCCCGCCGCTATTCGCTGCGCATCCCGACCGCCGGGGACGCCCCGGTCCTGACCTTGCCGCGCACCGGCCGGCTGCCCGAGGCGCTCGCCTTCCTGGAGCGCCACCGCGGCTGGCTCGCCGACCGCCTCGCCCGCCGTCCCGCCGCCATCGCGTTCGAGCACGGGGCCCTGCTGCCGCTGCGCGGGACGCCGCACCGGGTCTTCCATCGTCCGGACCTGCGCGGCACCGCTTGGGTCGAGACCCTCGGCGAACTCCCGCACATCATGGTCACCGGCGCCCGTGAGCACTTGCCCCGGCGCCTGACCGACTTCCTGAAGCGCGAGGCCCGGCGCGACATCGAGCCCGCCGTGGCGCTCCACGCCGGCCGCCTCGCCGTCCGCCCGACCGCCATCCGCCTCAAGGACACGCGGAGCCGCTGGGGCTCCTGCACGGCGACCGGGGAGCTCTCCTTCTCCTGGCGGGTGATCCTCGCCCCGCCCTTCGTGCTCGACTACCTGGTCGCCCACGAGGTCGCGCACCTGCGCGAGTTGAACCATTCCCACCGCTTCTGGCGCGCCGTCCGCGAGACATGCCCGGACATGGACCGTGGCCGGGTCTGGCTGAAGCGGCACGGCACGCTGCTCCACGCCTACGGCGCCTGACGGCCGGCCGCCTCCGCCAGGAAGGCCATGACGGCCTCGAGTTCGTGGAAGAGCGGCACGTCCGGCCGCGGCGGCGGAGCCACGAGAATGACCGGAAGCCCGAGCCGCCGCGCCGC carries:
- a CDS encoding M48 family metallopeptidase — translated: MPMSFFARRPVLPAHVDLDLGDGRTARVAVRQEPRARRYSLRIPTAGDAPVLTLPRTGRLPEALAFLERHRGWLADRLARRPAAIAFEHGALLPLRGTPHRVFHRPDLRGTAWVETLGELPHIMVTGAREHLPRRLTDFLKREARRDIEPAVALHAGRLAVRPTAIRLKDTRSRWGSCTATGELSFSWRVILAPPFVLDYLVAHEVAHLRELNHSHRFWRAVRETCPDMDRGRVWLKRHGTLLHAYGA
- a CDS encoding ABC transporter ATP-binding protein, with protein sequence MTKLAVEGVSRVFPGRRGGKPTRALEPTDLTVAANDFITVLGPSGCGKSTLLRIVAGLDRPTAGRVLLDGRPVTGPGPDRGMVFQSYTLFPWLTVAENIAFGLAEKGMPAAERREIVAAYIDKVGLRGFEHHWPKQLSGGMQQRTAIARALANDPEILLLDEPFGALDNQTRGLMQELLLGIWERERKTVLFVTHDIEEAIFLASRVVVMTARPGRIKADIPVDLPHPRDYRLKTTPDFSALKARLTEEIRAEAVLAATEH